In Candidatus Contubernalis alkalaceticus, the following proteins share a genomic window:
- a CDS encoding metal-sensing transcriptional repressor, protein MRADKQKITRLLKTAKGQIEGILKMVEDDRYCIDISNQIMAAESILRKTNKEIIHAHMSNCVKEAFQSGNENEKIEEIIEILDKISK, encoded by the coding sequence ATGAGAGCTGATAAACAAAAAATAACTCGTCTTCTTAAAACGGCCAAAGGTCAAATTGAGGGCATATTGAAGATGGTTGAGGATGACCGATATTGTATCGACATATCTAATCAAATTATGGCTGCAGAGTCTATCCTCAGAAAGACCAATAAAGAAATCATTCATGCTCATATGAGCAATTGTGTGAAGGAGGCCTTTCAATCCGGAAATGAAAATGAGAAAATAGAAGAAATCATTGAAATTTTGGATAAGATTTCAAAGTAA
- a CDS encoding HAD family hydrolase: MKIAVFDFDGTLYPFDTLPFLCKQLKSNSRFTYYRVMTTLVLLYVIYKLKIISGEIIKERALFTFMKSFRGFNEEEINDFFRNAYQLMKKDLNPEVVKEAETLKASGYILVVVSGACKPLVNFLGEDLGFDLVIGTEFSLNEGILKAEEDITYISGENKAAALLKILPSEEINFQESFAFADSYSDISILEMVGNPVAVNPERELYKLAVEKNWRVMGKPK, from the coding sequence ATGAAAATTGCTGTATTTGATTTTGACGGAACCCTTTATCCCTTTGATACTTTACCTTTTTTATGTAAACAATTAAAAAGCAACTCCAGGTTCACCTATTATCGTGTAATGACTACGCTGGTCCTCCTGTATGTGATCTATAAACTCAAAATTATTTCAGGGGAAATAATTAAGGAAAGAGCACTTTTTACTTTTATGAAAAGCTTTAGAGGTTTTAACGAGGAAGAGATAAATGACTTCTTTCGTAATGCTTATCAGCTTATGAAGAAAGATCTAAATCCAGAGGTTGTAAAGGAGGCGGAAACCTTAAAAGCTTCTGGTTACATATTGGTAGTCGTTTCCGGAGCCTGTAAACCATTGGTAAATTTTTTGGGAGAAGACCTGGGATTTGATCTGGTTATTGGGACGGAGTTTTCATTAAATGAGGGGATATTGAAAGCTGAGGAAGATATTACTTATATCAGTGGAGAGAATAAAGCTGCAGCATTACTTAAAATACTTCCTTCTGAAGAAATTAATTTTCAGGAGAGCTTTGCTTTTGCAGACAGTTATTCGGATATAAGTATTTTGGAAATGGTAGGAAACCCGGTAGCGGTGAATCCAGAAAGAGAGCTGTATAAATTAGCTGTAGAAAAAAATTGGAGGGTTATGGGTAAACCCAAATAG